In one window of Streptomyces sp. FXJ1.172 DNA:
- a CDS encoding LysM peptidoglycan-binding domain-containing protein, which produces MSFITGSGRHARPRPARMRAAMATSALAAATAAGSALAAAPAQAATPAAVTAAATTTYTVKAGDTLSGIAQAQHVPGGWQAIAQANHLASPYTIYPGEHLVLPTASSGSTTALPFPVPVTVGKATQVITVQAHGSYATVIAWQKSGSTWKQVYSTTHARVGANGVTDGTTRKQGTDTTPTGTYTITQGFGVGANPGTRMPYHHVASDDWWVEDPSSPYYNQMRTSEQGGFPLTEAGEHGSEHLINYPTQYNNALVINFNTNPAVPGRGAGIFLHDLGPQAGPTAGCVALPATVMTEMIRWIDPAQHPVIAIH; this is translated from the coding sequence ATGTCCTTCATCACCGGCTCCGGCCGGCACGCGAGGCCACGCCCGGCGCGCATGCGTGCCGCGATGGCCACCTCGGCGCTCGCCGCCGCCACCGCCGCGGGCAGCGCCCTCGCCGCCGCCCCCGCGCAGGCCGCCACGCCGGCCGCGGTCACCGCGGCGGCCACGACGACGTACACCGTCAAGGCGGGCGACACCCTTTCCGGCATCGCGCAGGCCCAGCACGTGCCCGGCGGCTGGCAGGCGATCGCCCAGGCCAATCACCTCGCCAGCCCGTACACCATCTACCCGGGCGAGCACCTGGTCCTGCCCACCGCGTCCAGCGGTTCGACGACGGCGCTGCCCTTCCCCGTCCCGGTCACGGTCGGCAAGGCGACGCAGGTCATCACCGTCCAGGCCCACGGCTCGTACGCCACCGTCATCGCGTGGCAGAAGAGCGGGAGCACCTGGAAGCAGGTCTACTCCACGACCCACGCCCGGGTCGGGGCGAACGGGGTGACCGACGGCACCACGCGCAAGCAGGGCACGGACACCACGCCGACCGGCACCTACACCATCACGCAGGGCTTCGGCGTCGGCGCCAACCCCGGGACCAGGATGCCGTACCACCACGTGGCCTCGGACGACTGGTGGGTCGAGGACCCCTCATCGCCCTACTACAACCAGATGCGCACCTCGGAGCAGGGCGGCTTCCCCCTCACCGAGGCGGGCGAGCACGGCAGCGAACACCTCATCAACTACCCCACGCAGTACAACAACGCCCTCGTCATCAACTTCAACACCAACCCCGCCGTCCCCGGACGCGGCGCCGGGATCTTCCTCCACGACCTCGGTCCGCAGGCCGGTCCCACAGCGGGGTGCGTCGCCCTGCCCGCCACGGTGATGACCGAGATGATCCGCTGGATCGACCCGGCCCAGCACCCGGTGATCGCCATCCACTAG
- a CDS encoding sigma-70 family RNA polymerase sigma factor, which translates to MTSTRAKSSPTPSPRGDFTAYATEAWPRLLRTARLLTGDADEAADLARAALAQTYARRRRVPSGDADFYVRRTLVRLHRRHRSARGHRRLTALGQALADLPVRQRVVLVLRHGDGLAEAEIAELLGCSQGAVAAYARRGLAALSARALAEVRP; encoded by the coding sequence ATGACCAGCACCAGAGCCAAGTCCTCCCCAACCCCCTCTCCCCGTGGGGACTTCACGGCCTACGCCACCGAAGCCTGGCCCCGCCTCCTGCGCACCGCCCGCCTCCTCACCGGCGACGCGGACGAGGCCGCCGACCTGGCGCGGGCGGCACTGGCGCAGACGTACGCGCGCAGACGCCGGGTGCCGTCCGGCGACGCCGACTTCTATGTGCGGCGGACACTGGTACGGCTGCACCGGCGCCACCGTTCGGCCCGGGGGCACCGCCGGCTCACCGCGCTCGGGCAGGCGTTGGCGGACCTGCCCGTCCGGCAGCGGGTCGTGCTCGTGCTGCGCCACGGTGACGGACTCGCCGAGGCGGAGATCGCCGAACTGCTGGGCTGCTCGCAGGGCGCGGTGGCGGCGTACGCGCGGCGGGGGCTGGCCGCCCTGAGCGCCCGGGCCCTCGCGGAGGTGCGCCCATGA
- a CDS encoding transglycosylase domain-containing protein: MSSTPDVPDQSGEKPVRHRRRIPFRVRTRRRRARWIRRALIAVLVFFLALCTAAVVAYRLTVIPAPHPETVMQSTVFLDASGQYLGRRGPVDRQNVPLSQVPHEVQDAVIAAENRSFRTDSGVSPTAILRAAWSTLSGGERQGGSTITQQYVKNALLTPQQSLSRKASEALIALKLDRTRTKDAILQGYLNTVYFGRGAAGIESAARNYFGVGAKDLSLSQGAALAAIINLPSYYERVGADAQVTATLEKRWAWVLDGMRGAGTITAGERASAAFPAFRFYPPGDTDGQRQYLIDAAGAEAADRLGITQDQLARGGYTVRTTFDIEAQDDTAQQMGQAPPAAKGTRLHTAVVAMIPGDGAIRVLYGGADYARQPFNDAVAGAVEAGSALAPLRASEPGAAAAASLVRTPTPTPLQLASAYATASAQGTYAKPYTVAEITRGGRTVYTAHPRTRELLPVASAHPAATGVTGCTGTAGSGAATTRTLWHTESDRRLSVTVALFADHPARGKRAATPAHLSDARAAKGFAAGLAQRVREKVTGG, from the coding sequence GTGAGCAGCACGCCGGACGTACCCGACCAGAGCGGTGAGAAGCCCGTACGTCATCGTCGCCGGATCCCCTTCCGCGTCCGCACCCGGCGCCGCCGTGCCCGCTGGATCCGCCGCGCACTCATCGCCGTACTGGTCTTCTTCCTGGCCCTGTGCACCGCGGCTGTCGTCGCCTATCGGCTGACGGTCATCCCCGCCCCGCACCCGGAGACGGTCATGCAGAGCACGGTGTTCCTGGACGCGAGCGGACAGTACCTGGGCCGGCGCGGCCCGGTGGACCGGCAGAACGTGCCCCTGTCCCAGGTGCCGCACGAGGTGCAGGACGCGGTGATCGCGGCGGAGAACCGCTCCTTCCGCACGGACTCGGGCGTCTCACCGACCGCGATCCTGCGGGCCGCCTGGTCCACGCTGAGCGGCGGGGAACGGCAGGGCGGTTCGACGATCACGCAGCAGTACGTGAAGAACGCCCTGCTCACCCCCCAGCAGTCGCTGTCGCGCAAGGCGAGCGAGGCGCTGATCGCCCTCAAGCTGGACCGTACCCGCACCAAGGACGCGATCCTCCAGGGGTACCTGAACACCGTGTACTTCGGCCGGGGCGCGGCCGGGATCGAGTCGGCGGCCCGCAACTACTTCGGCGTCGGCGCGAAGGACCTCAGTCTCTCCCAGGGTGCGGCCCTGGCGGCGATCATCAACCTGCCGTCGTACTACGAACGGGTCGGCGCGGACGCACAGGTGACGGCGACGCTGGAGAAGCGGTGGGCGTGGGTCCTCGACGGTATGCGCGGCGCGGGCACGATCACGGCTGGGGAGCGGGCGTCGGCGGCCTTCCCGGCGTTCCGTTTCTATCCGCCGGGTGACACGGACGGGCAGCGCCAGTACCTCATCGACGCGGCGGGGGCCGAGGCGGCCGACCGGCTGGGCATCACCCAGGATCAGCTGGCGCGGGGCGGGTACACGGTCCGTACGACGTTCGACATCGAGGCGCAGGACGACACCGCCCAGCAGATGGGCCAGGCTCCGCCGGCCGCCAAGGGGACACGCCTGCACACGGCCGTCGTCGCGATGATCCCCGGCGACGGCGCGATCCGCGTCCTGTACGGCGGCGCCGACTACGCCAGACAGCCCTTCAACGACGCCGTCGCCGGGGCGGTGGAGGCGGGCAGCGCCCTCGCTCCCCTACGGGCCTCCGAGCCCGGCGCGGCCGCGGCCGCCTCCCTCGTCAGGACGCCGACCCCGACCCCGCTGCAGCTGGCCTCGGCGTACGCGACGGCGTCTGCGCAAGGGACGTACGCGAAGCCGTACACGGTCGCGGAGATCACCCGGGGCGGCCGCACCGTCTACACGGCCCACCCCAGGACCCGCGAGCTGCTGCCCGTGGCCAGTGCCCACCCGGCCGCCACGGGTGTGACCGGCTGCACGGGCACCGCGGGCTCCGGCGCCGCCACCACCCGCACCCTCTGGCACACCGAGTCGGACCGCCGGCTCTCCGTCACCGTGGCCCTGTTCGCAGACCACCCGGCGAGAGGGAAGAGAGCGGCGACTCCAGCCCACCTGTCCGACGCGCGGGCGGCGAAGGGGTTCGCGGCGGGGCTGGCGCAGCGGGTGCGGGAGAAGGTGACGGGCGGGTGA
- a CDS encoding SigE family RNA polymerase sigma factor — MTEDEFDAFYAAALPRLTGQLYTFTGDHGEAQDVVQEAFVRAWDRRRELVADGAPEAWVRTVAMRLAVSRWRRARRWLELVRRTPPPESTPGPESQHAHLADLVTALRRLPEAQRMAVVLHHLCDLSVEQVASETGAPVGTVKARLSRGRAALHRELGTEYAQFGERDDDRVR; from the coding sequence ATGACGGAGGATGAGTTCGACGCGTTCTACGCCGCCGCGTTACCCCGGCTGACCGGCCAGCTCTACACCTTCACCGGGGACCACGGGGAGGCGCAGGACGTCGTCCAGGAGGCGTTCGTACGGGCCTGGGACCGGCGGCGGGAGTTGGTCGCCGACGGGGCGCCCGAGGCGTGGGTCAGGACCGTGGCGATGCGGCTCGCGGTGAGCCGGTGGCGGCGGGCGCGACGGTGGCTGGAGCTGGTGCGCCGGACGCCGCCGCCCGAGAGCACTCCCGGCCCCGAGTCGCAGCACGCCCATCTCGCCGATCTGGTCACGGCGTTGCGGCGGCTGCCGGAGGCCCAGCGGATGGCGGTGGTGCTGCACCATCTGTGCGACCTGAGTGTCGAGCAGGTAGCCTCCGAGACCGGTGCGCCCGTGGGGACGGTCAAGGCCCGGCTGTCCCGTGGCCGGGCCGCGCTGCACAGGGAACTGGGCACCGAGTACGCGCAGTTCGGAGAGAGGGACGACGACCGTGTCCGATGA
- a CDS encoding L,D-transpeptidase codes for MSDDLTTVLRELAESAEQAPSVSGAGIRRLAQRRRRRRRTVAALGVTAAVAAAALVSVLSPGGSGTGRQDMPATRPTRTLTRQPAPDAEVDLSSRLLRAGGRSMPLSSGLARTPTPTGRMTVIAKADVTRVSGAVVGRPRDLRYTVRWVIRLRANDGTTTAVFGLTTDDTAPGAVDDTSGWIGLRPADARWLYDRLRTGSVVDIGGRAPTAPWPTPSA; via the coding sequence GTGTCCGATGACCTCACCACCGTCCTGCGTGAACTCGCCGAGTCCGCCGAGCAGGCGCCGTCGGTCTCCGGCGCCGGGATCCGCCGCCTCGCCCAGCGGCGCAGGCGCCGGCGTCGTACGGTCGCGGCCCTCGGCGTCACCGCCGCGGTGGCGGCCGCGGCCCTGGTGTCGGTGCTGAGCCCGGGCGGGTCGGGCACCGGACGACAGGACATGCCGGCCACACGCCCCACGAGGACGCTCACGCGGCAGCCGGCGCCCGACGCCGAGGTGGATCTCTCGTCGCGGCTCCTCAGGGCCGGCGGCCGGAGCATGCCCCTCTCGTCCGGCCTCGCACGCACCCCGACCCCGACCGGGCGGATGACCGTCATCGCCAAGGCCGACGTCACCAGGGTGTCCGGAGCGGTGGTCGGCCGGCCGCGCGACCTCCGGTACACCGTGCGCTGGGTGATCCGGCTCCGCGCAAACGACGGCACGACGACGGCCGTCTTCGGCTTGACCACCGACGACACGGCGCCGGGTGCCGTCGACGACACGTCCGGCTGGATCGGCCTGCGGCCGGCCGACGCGAGGTGGCTGTACGACCGGTTGCGCACCGGGTCGGTGGTCGACATCGGGGGCCGTGCGCCGACGGCCCCCTGGCCCACACCCTCCGCATGA
- a CDS encoding LamG-like jellyroll fold domain-containing protein: MHPQRAAGRRRPGRRHRTALTAALAVTAVLAAGTSAYGTVPKPPAGTQAHYSTGRSAPLAHSSRPSGLTPMSNGYGASGPAERAMQSASKQAARTGRPTAVGSLTTPDQQITARPKGGFLLTSNPEPVRARKHGTWVPVDLRLHRSADGTWSPAATAYGTESFSGGGRTPLVTTASGGQDMAVTWPGTLPAPVVHGSTATYRSVLPSVDLVVSATASGGFTDTLVVKSAAAAKNPALATVRLGVKVTGGRLAQRGNGALAILDSRRREVMDAATPFMWDSNTTVHTPAGKKAAVPASGARIGPDASDASHAGLAARVVPVRTRLSASTLSLIPDRRTLTSASTVFPLYIDPTFNWHPYDPAAPAFDEVKQGCPGSSFYNQTGSNADGGNMGVGYNGWPDGCSTGNEHAIYQWRLSSTIWGAHINSATVEAQEIYSASCGAGTYTVNLHWSGGIGSGTDWSNRPGYLNYSTSTGFPRAYNPTYCPNNGSVSEGLDVLTPIRNMASGHGTSFAGTLSEDGAESRGDDLGFSRFTHNPALQIEYNVIPSAPSAASMSAVSGADDAACDTTAPYPYMGKTIASTPPVLKAKVSDGDGDKLQATFQYWVNGSSTKYTGLSGDNLASGSTASYSVPSSFISSLTSGQVVDWQAKVSDGEDSTSYSQSPTCHFTAEPTAPDTPTVTSENNLFPNTHNGGGAGAAAGTAGKFDLATSGGASATKFVYNLDESPPTSNPPANETVTASNNTATVTVTPPSPGPHTLWVYAVDAAGDFSGGFGYAFLATGHAGSNCTSLSACMNNTAISPDSNMSEGGADGTASFSATDLTNAGWTSGGKVTVDGATFTLPAFGSGQKDNVLAANQTVAYSGSGNALVFLTTSTNANLADPGAIQGDTTAPYVPAGTGVSGSYCFSGTDPDDVCPASGTITYTDGTSTTYYLTTPDWISGPATLSAVALPHWNKPSGQVSSSAYQPKIYPFAVPVDPSRTIASVTLPDVSDHVGNNTQALHVFGMATRNTTAGTPEANGSTAAAASGQSWTGAWANADEGQYAYQGGNYSNQTIRIALKPSVSGGTVRVKLDNALGTSKLSIGHATIALDSGSGSPSAAPSGTPTTLTFGGSQSATIPEGAMAYSDPLNFTVTAGQYLLVSYQLSNTVPYLVQHSYANNAYEYLTATGAGDKTTDTTGTPFSGTGTFQGWFSDLATDVDVSTAHVPTQAVLGDGLIDPFQPNTTPTNTSGYRVSDTLAGAEPSTPSPYGTIAEGIESNQLMGDNPETYNGSTVGGPSALSRIDRDILDQPGISNVVLYEGLEDLLFGRTDADLEANGYTALLQQLQGWGIATTLTSLTPCDGYAGDGATPNDPCSSTVDGYRTNVNGWLSGGNLGSPWSTPAVYYADFDAAVSVPDTGNGEEKLHAQADPGDHANITNAGYAAETTAILSPHDTWALNDGTAYTTANDTARTDTPYTVNDTTGVGSNTLTLNGTTTWTSDGTRGEVLSFDGSTGYAASNGQVLNTAGSYSVSAWVDPSSLPTHNATVAGQDGTQASPFYLQYNYAIKGSPGWALTFTGADQTSPAFTDAFSSGATANTWTHLVGVYNAATRTAQLYVNGTLAASAANVTSWSATNAFSVGRSKYNGINTDFFPGAISDVQAWNYALTPNQVTALYQQIQ, encoded by the coding sequence ATGCACCCACAACGCGCCGCCGGCAGACGCAGACCCGGCAGACGCCACCGAACAGCGCTGACCGCGGCACTGGCAGTGACCGCGGTCCTGGCGGCGGGCACCTCGGCCTACGGCACGGTCCCTAAACCGCCGGCGGGGACCCAGGCCCACTACTCCACCGGCCGCTCGGCTCCGCTCGCCCACAGCAGCCGCCCCTCCGGCCTGACCCCCATGAGCAACGGCTACGGGGCGTCGGGGCCGGCCGAGCGGGCGATGCAGTCCGCCTCGAAACAGGCGGCCCGGACGGGACGACCGACGGCGGTCGGCTCACTGACCACTCCCGACCAGCAGATCACCGCCCGCCCCAAGGGCGGGTTCCTGCTGACGTCGAACCCGGAGCCGGTGCGCGCCCGCAAGCACGGCACCTGGGTGCCCGTCGACCTGCGTCTGCACCGGTCGGCGGACGGCACCTGGTCCCCGGCCGCCACCGCGTACGGCACCGAGTCGTTCTCCGGCGGCGGCCGCACACCGCTCGTCACCACCGCATCCGGCGGCCAGGACATGGCCGTCACCTGGCCCGGCACGCTGCCGGCCCCGGTCGTCCACGGATCCACGGCCACCTACCGGTCGGTTCTGCCCTCGGTCGACCTGGTGGTCTCCGCCACCGCCTCGGGCGGCTTCACCGACACGCTGGTGGTGAAGTCGGCGGCCGCCGCGAAGAACCCGGCCCTGGCCACCGTCCGCCTGGGCGTCAAGGTGACCGGCGGCCGGCTCGCCCAGCGCGGCAACGGCGCACTGGCGATCCTCGACTCCCGCCGGCGTGAGGTGATGGACGCCGCCACGCCGTTCATGTGGGACTCCAACACCACTGTGCACACCCCCGCCGGGAAGAAGGCGGCCGTGCCGGCGAGCGGCGCCAGGATCGGTCCCGACGCCTCCGACGCGTCCCACGCCGGTCTGGCCGCGCGGGTCGTCCCGGTGCGGACCCGCCTGTCGGCGTCCACGCTCTCCCTGATACCGGACAGGCGGACGCTGACCTCCGCGTCCACCGTCTTCCCGCTCTACATCGACCCCACGTTCAACTGGCACCCCTACGACCCGGCCGCACCGGCCTTCGACGAGGTCAAACAGGGCTGTCCGGGCTCCTCCTTCTACAACCAGACCGGTTCGAACGCGGACGGCGGCAACATGGGCGTCGGCTACAACGGCTGGCCCGACGGCTGCAGCACCGGAAACGAGCACGCGATCTACCAGTGGCGGCTGTCCTCCACCATCTGGGGCGCTCACATCAACAGCGCCACCGTGGAGGCACAGGAGATCTACTCCGCGTCCTGCGGGGCGGGCACCTACACGGTCAACCTGCACTGGTCGGGCGGCATCGGCTCGGGAACGGACTGGAGCAACCGCCCGGGATACCTCAACTACTCGACCTCGACGGGCTTTCCCCGGGCCTACAACCCCACCTACTGCCCGAACAACGGCTCGGTGAGCGAGGGTCTGGACGTCCTGACCCCGATCCGGAACATGGCCTCCGGCCACGGCACCTCGTTCGCCGGCACGCTCAGCGAGGACGGGGCGGAGTCCCGCGGCGACGACCTGGGCTTCTCCCGGTTCACCCACAACCCGGCGCTCCAGATCGAGTACAACGTCATCCCCTCCGCACCCAGCGCCGCCTCCATGTCCGCGGTCTCCGGAGCCGACGACGCGGCCTGCGACACCACCGCGCCGTACCCGTACATGGGCAAGACCATCGCGAGCACCCCGCCGGTGCTCAAGGCGAAGGTGTCGGACGGTGACGGCGACAAGCTGCAGGCCACCTTCCAGTACTGGGTCAACGGATCCTCGACCAAGTACACCGGGCTCAGCGGCGACAACCTCGCCAGCGGCTCCACCGCCAGCTACAGCGTGCCGTCCAGTTTCATCAGCTCGCTGACCAGCGGGCAGGTGGTCGACTGGCAGGCCAAGGTCAGCGACGGTGAGGACTCCACGTCCTACAGCCAGTCCCCGACCTGCCACTTCACCGCCGAGCCGACCGCGCCGGACACGCCGACGGTCACCTCCGAGAACAACCTCTTCCCCAACACCCACAACGGTGGCGGTGCAGGCGCTGCCGCGGGGACCGCGGGGAAGTTCGACCTCGCCACCAGCGGCGGCGCGAGCGCGACGAAGTTCGTCTACAACCTCGACGAGTCGCCCCCCACCAGCAACCCGCCCGCGAACGAGACCGTCACCGCGAGCAACAACACGGCGACCGTGACCGTCACCCCGCCCTCCCCCGGCCCCCACACCCTGTGGGTCTACGCGGTGGACGCGGCCGGGGACTTCTCCGGCGGCTTCGGCTACGCCTTCCTGGCCACCGGGCACGCGGGCAGCAACTGCACCAGCCTGTCCGCGTGCATGAACAACACCGCGATCAGCCCGGACAGCAACATGTCCGAGGGCGGCGCCGACGGAACCGCCAGCTTCTCGGCCACCGACCTGACCAACGCCGGCTGGACCAGCGGCGGGAAGGTCACGGTCGACGGCGCCACCTTCACGCTTCCGGCCTTCGGCTCCGGCCAGAAGGACAACGTACTGGCCGCGAACCAGACCGTCGCCTACAGCGGCTCCGGCAACGCCCTCGTGTTCCTGACGACCTCCACCAACGCCAACCTCGCCGACCCCGGTGCCATCCAGGGAGACACCACCGCGCCGTACGTGCCCGCGGGCACCGGCGTCTCCGGCTCCTACTGCTTCTCCGGCACCGACCCGGACGACGTGTGCCCCGCCAGCGGCACCATCACCTACACCGACGGCACCAGCACGACGTACTACCTGACCACGCCCGACTGGATCAGTGGTCCGGCCACGCTGTCGGCCGTGGCGCTGCCGCACTGGAACAAGCCGTCCGGCCAGGTCTCGAGCAGCGCCTACCAGCCGAAGATCTACCCGTTCGCCGTACCCGTCGACCCGAGCAGGACGATCGCCTCGGTCACCCTGCCCGACGTCAGCGACCACGTCGGCAACAACACGCAGGCGTTGCACGTCTTCGGCATGGCCACCCGCAACACCACCGCCGGAACCCCCGAGGCGAACGGCAGCACCGCGGCGGCGGCATCCGGCCAGTCGTGGACCGGCGCGTGGGCCAACGCGGACGAGGGCCAGTACGCCTACCAGGGCGGCAACTACTCCAACCAGACCATCCGCATCGCCCTCAAGCCCTCGGTGTCCGGCGGCACGGTCCGGGTCAAGCTGGACAACGCCCTGGGCACCAGCAAGCTGTCCATCGGGCACGCCACCATCGCGCTCGACTCCGGATCCGGCTCCCCCTCGGCCGCCCCGAGCGGCACCCCGACGACACTGACCTTCGGCGGCAGCCAGTCGGCCACGATCCCCGAGGGCGCGATGGCGTACAGCGACCCGCTGAACTTCACCGTCACCGCGGGCCAGTACCTGCTGGTCTCCTACCAGCTCTCCAACACCGTTCCCTACCTCGTGCAGCACTCCTACGCCAACAACGCCTACGAGTACCTGACCGCGACCGGCGCCGGGGACAAGACCACCGACACCACCGGCACGCCGTTCTCCGGCACCGGTACCTTCCAGGGCTGGTTCAGCGACCTCGCCACCGACGTGGACGTCTCCACCGCCCACGTTCCCACCCAGGCGGTCCTCGGTGACGGCTTGATCGACCCCTTCCAGCCGAACACCACCCCGACCAACACCAGCGGCTACCGCGTCTCGGACACCCTGGCAGGGGCCGAGCCCAGCACTCCCAGCCCGTACGGCACCATCGCCGAGGGCATCGAGTCCAACCAGCTCATGGGCGACAACCCGGAGACCTACAACGGCAGCACGGTCGGAGGCCCCTCGGCCCTGTCCCGCATCGACCGGGACATCCTCGACCAGCCGGGCATCAGCAACGTCGTCCTCTACGAGGGGCTGGAAGACCTGCTGTTCGGCCGGACCGACGCGGATCTGGAGGCCAACGGCTACACCGCCCTGCTCCAGCAGCTCCAGGGCTGGGGCATCGCCACCACCCTGACCTCGCTGACCCCGTGCGACGGCTACGCGGGCGACGGTGCCACGCCCAACGACCCCTGCAGCAGCACGGTCGACGGGTACCGCACCAACGTCAACGGCTGGCTGAGCGGCGGAAACCTGGGCAGCCCCTGGTCGACCCCCGCCGTCTACTACGCCGACTTCGACGCCGCCGTCTCGGTCCCCGACACCGGCAACGGTGAGGAGAAACTCCACGCCCAGGCCGATCCCGGCGACCACGCGAACATCACCAACGCCGGCTACGCGGCGGAGACGACAGCGATCCTCTCCCCGCACGACACCTGGGCGCTCAACGACGGCACCGCCTACACCACCGCCAACGACACCGCGCGCACCGACACCCCGTACACGGTCAACGACACCACCGGTGTCGGCAGCAACACCCTGACCCTGAACGGCACGACCACCTGGACCAGCGACGGAACCCGCGGAGAGGTGCTCTCCTTCGACGGCAGCACCGGTTACGCCGCCAGCAACGGGCAGGTCCTCAACACCGCGGGAAGTTACTCGGTCTCCGCCTGGGTCGATCCCTCCTCACTGCCCACGCACAACGCCACCGTCGCCGGACAGGACGGCACCCAGGCCAGCCCCTTCTACCTCCAGTACAACTACGCCATCAAGGGCAGCCCCGGCTGGGCCCTCACCTTCACGGGCGCCGACCAGACCAGCCCGGCCTTCACCGACGCCTTCAGCTCCGGAGCGACCGCGAACACCTGGACCCACCTGGTCGGCGTCTACAACGCCGCCACCAGGACGGCCCAGCTGTACGTCAACGGCACACTCGCCGCATCCGCGGCCAACGTGACGTCGTGGAGCGCCACCAACGCGTTCTCCGTCGGCCGCTCGAAGTACAACGGGATCAACACCGACTTCTTCCCCGGCGCCATCAGTGACGTCCAGGCGTGGAACTACGCGCTGACCCCGAACCAGGTCACCGCCCTCTACCAGCAGATCCAGTAG